In Gammaproteobacteria bacterium, the following are encoded in one genomic region:
- the rpmJ gene encoding 50S ribosomal protein L36 produces the protein MKVRASVKKMCRNCKIVRRKSVVRVICTDARHKQRQG, from the coding sequence ATGAAGGTGCGAGCCTCGGTAAAAAAGATGTGCCGTAACTGTAAAATCGTGCGGCGTAAGAGCGTGGTGCGGGTGATTTGCACCGACGCACGTCATAAGCAACGGCAAGGTTAG
- the rpsM gene encoding 30S ribosomal protein S13, whose amino-acid sequence MARIAGINIPVQKHTSVALTAIYGIGRERAQDICKATGVNPQIKVKDLTDAQVEALRSAVAKFTVEGDLRREVSMSIKRLMDLGCYRGLRHRRGLPVRGQRTRTNARTRKGPRKAIRK is encoded by the coding sequence ATGGCCCGTATTGCTGGTATAAATATTCCGGTTCAGAAGCACACGTCCGTCGCGTTGACCGCGATTTACGGCATCGGCCGCGAGCGCGCCCAAGATATTTGCAAGGCGACCGGGGTGAACCCGCAAATCAAGGTGAAGGATCTCACCGACGCCCAGGTGGAGGCCTTACGCTCCGCGGTGGCCAAATTCACTGTGGAAGGAGATCTGCGGCGCGAGGTCTCCATGAGCATCAAGCGTTTGATGGATCTGGGCTGCTATCGCGGCCTCCGTCATCGCCGCGGTCTACCGGTGCGCGGTCAGCGTACCCGCACCAATGCGAGGACCCGTAAAGGTCCGCGCAAGGCGATCAGGAAATAA